Proteins encoded within one genomic window of Paraglaciecola psychrophila 170:
- the atpE gene encoding F0F1 ATP synthase subunit C produces MENLGDLYIAVAIIIGMAAVGTAIGFGMLGGKFLESAARQPELSNQLQTKMFIVAGLIDAIAMIGVAIALYMLFVLGAQ; encoded by the coding sequence ATGGAAAACTTAGGTGACTTGTACATCGCAGTTGCAATTATTATTGGTATGGCCGCAGTTGGAACGGCAATTGGTTTTGGTATGTTAGGTGGCAAATTTTTAGAATCTGCTGCACGTCAACCAGAGCTTTCTAACCAACTACAAACTAAAATGTTTATTGTAGCGGGCCTTATCGATGCTATCGCAATGATCGGTGTTGCCATCGCTCTTTATATGTTGTTCGTTCTTGGTGCTCAATAG
- a CDS encoding ATP synthase subunit I — MAQEGRKFARKVLFYQCLVAILLALIFSVFIGKYTGISALYGGLICVVPGKVFAFLAFRYAGASQNQLVVRSFNKGSKLKFLITIVMFAVIFRWPNLQPLPLFISYFVTLMVQWPIIIFLSRADR; from the coding sequence TTGGCCCAAGAAGGGCGAAAATTTGCTAGAAAAGTGCTTTTTTATCAATGCCTAGTTGCTATTTTATTAGCCTTAATATTTTCTGTATTTATAGGAAAATATACAGGAATATCAGCACTTTATGGTGGGTTGATATGTGTGGTGCCTGGAAAGGTATTTGCATTCCTAGCATTTAGATATGCCGGTGCTAGCCAAAATCAGCTAGTAGTGCGGAGTTTTAACAAAGGAAGTAAACTTAAATTTTTAATTACGATTGTAATGTTTGCTGTGATATTTAGATGGCCAAATTTACAACCATTACCGCTGTTTATCAGCTACTTCGTAACTTTAATGGTGCAATGGCCGATTATTATTTTTTTGAGTCGTGCTGATCGATAA
- a CDS encoding ParB/RepB/Spo0J family partition protein, producing the protein MSAKKRGLGRGLDALLATSQAGKSSGSELPEKLGELQKIPLEFLQPGKYQPRKDMSSEALEDLASSIRSQGIIQPIVVRQISEDKYEIIAGERRWRAAQIAQLDVIPCIIKDVPDESAVAIALIENIQREDLNAMEEAQALKRLMVEFELTHQEVATAVGKPRTTVSNLLRLNNLNDDVKLLLEHGDIEMGHARALLALQGEAQNQAAQIVSGKGLTVRDTENLVRRLLEPAKEKTPVKEDPDVQRLQTKLSENLGAPVSIAHNAKGKGKLVINFSSLDQLDGILEHIK; encoded by the coding sequence ATGTCGGCGAAAAAAAGAGGTTTGGGTAGAGGGTTAGATGCTTTATTGGCAACCAGCCAAGCAGGGAAAAGCAGCGGTTCGGAGCTACCTGAAAAACTAGGAGAATTGCAAAAAATTCCTCTAGAATTTTTACAACCTGGTAAATATCAACCACGTAAAGATATGTCATCCGAAGCCCTTGAAGACTTAGCCTCATCGATTCGTTCACAAGGTATTATTCAGCCTATAGTTGTGCGTCAAATTTCAGAAGACAAATATGAGATTATCGCTGGCGAAAGACGCTGGCGAGCTGCACAAATAGCACAATTAGATGTTATCCCCTGCATAATAAAAGATGTACCTGATGAATCGGCAGTAGCAATTGCACTGATTGAGAATATTCAACGTGAAGATCTCAATGCCATGGAAGAAGCACAAGCGCTTAAACGTCTAATGGTTGAATTTGAGCTTACCCATCAAGAAGTGGCGACTGCTGTAGGTAAACCCAGAACAACCGTGAGTAACTTGTTACGTTTAAATAATTTGAATGACGATGTGAAATTGTTGCTAGAACATGGTGATATTGAAATGGGTCATGCCAGAGCTTTGCTAGCACTTCAGGGAGAGGCACAAAACCAAGCTGCACAAATAGTTTCAGGTAAAGGTTTAACAGTACGCGACACAGAAAATTTAGTGCGGCGATTACTGGAGCCTGCAAAAGAAAAGACTCCTGTTAAAGAAGATCCTGACGTACAACGTTTACAAACAAAATTGTCTGAAAACTTAGGCGCACCAGTCAGTATTGCACACAACGCAAAAGGCAAAGGTAAGTTGGTGATTAACTTTTCTAGCCTTGATCAACTAGATGGTATTTTGGAGCATATTAAATAG
- a CDS encoding ParA family protein, translated as MGKIIAIANQKGGVGKTTTAVNVAASMAATKRKVLLIDLDPQGNATMGSGVDKYNVENTCYELLIEEKPVEEVIIKETSGKYHLIAGNSDITAAEIKLMEVFARELRLRNALAPVKNYYDYIFIDCPPSLNQLTVNAMAAADSVLVPMQCEYYALEGLTALMDTIKKLASVVNPKLKIEGVLRTMYDPRNRLANDVSEQLKRHFGEQVYRTVIPRNVRLAEAPSFGSPAMYYDKSSTGAKAYLALAGEILRRGKVNKIAK; from the coding sequence TTGGGCAAAATCATTGCAATTGCTAATCAAAAAGGTGGTGTGGGTAAAACCACAACGGCTGTCAATGTTGCTGCGTCGATGGCTGCCACAAAACGCAAAGTATTGTTGATTGATCTCGACCCTCAAGGCAATGCAACCATGGGAAGTGGTGTAGACAAATACAATGTTGAGAACACCTGTTACGAATTATTGATTGAAGAAAAACCGGTTGAAGAAGTTATAATCAAAGAAACGTCTGGCAAGTATCACCTTATAGCCGGTAATAGCGATATCACTGCTGCAGAAATTAAATTGATGGAAGTGTTTGCTCGTGAATTAAGATTACGCAATGCATTAGCACCGGTTAAAAACTATTACGATTATATTTTTATTGATTGTCCACCTTCGTTAAATCAACTGACAGTAAATGCTATGGCTGCCGCCGATTCGGTCTTGGTGCCCATGCAGTGCGAATATTATGCCCTTGAAGGGCTCACTGCGTTAATGGACACCATCAAAAAACTAGCGTCTGTGGTTAACCCGAAATTAAAAATTGAAGGCGTTCTGCGCACTATGTACGACCCAAGAAATAGGCTTGCGAACGATGTGTCTGAACAACTAAAACGCCATTTTGGAGAGCAAGTATACAGAACAGTTATTCCCAGGAATGTGCGATTGGCAGAAGCACCAAGCTTTGGATCACCAGCCATGTATTATGATAAGTCGTCGACAGGCGCAAAAGCCTATTTAGCTTTAGCAGGTGAAATATTAAGACGCGGAAAAGTAAATAAAATAGCTAAATAA
- the atpH gene encoding F0F1 ATP synthase subunit delta has product MSEWTTIARPYAKAAFDFAVESNTIAQWQEMLVFAAEVSQNDTVKYLLTGSLAVEKLAEIFNGVCGEQLDQQGQNLIKVLAENRRLQALPDISILFNKFKSDLDKEIDVDITSAVKLTKQQQTDISKSLETRLARKVKLNCSVDPELIAGVLIKAGDTVIDGSLRSKLNRLSDALQA; this is encoded by the coding sequence ATGTCTGAATGGACTACTATCGCTCGCCCTTACGCTAAAGCTGCGTTCGATTTCGCGGTCGAGAGCAATACCATCGCACAATGGCAAGAAATGTTAGTTTTTGCTGCTGAAGTCTCTCAAAACGATACGGTTAAGTATCTACTAACTGGTTCGTTAGCGGTTGAAAAACTTGCTGAGATATTTAATGGTGTGTGTGGTGAACAACTCGACCAACAGGGTCAAAACTTAATTAAAGTTTTGGCTGAAAATAGACGTTTACAAGCGCTTCCCGATATTTCTATTTTGTTTAATAAATTTAAGTCTGATCTTGATAAAGAGATTGATGTTGATATTACTTCAGCAGTCAAACTGACTAAACAACAGCAAACAGATATCAGTAAGTCCCTTGAAACAAGGCTTGCACGTAAAGTTAAGCTAAATTGTAGCGTGGATCCTGAATTGATAGCCGGTGTACTTATTAAAGCCGGCGACACAGTTATTGACGGTTCACTTCGTAGTAAATTAAACCGTCTTTCAGACGCGTTACAAGCATAA
- the atpA gene encoding F0F1 ATP synthase subunit alpha, with protein MQLNSTEIAELIKQRIEKFEVVSEARNEGTIVGVTDGIIRIHGLADVMQGEMIELPGNRYAIALNLERDSVGAVVMGPYADLQEGVKVKSSGRILEVPVGRNLLGRVVNTLGAPIDGKGAIDADGFEPIEKIAPGVIERQSVDQPIQTGYKSVDAMIPVGRGQRELVIGDRQTGKTALAIDAIINQKDSGVKCIYVAIGQKASTIANVVRKLEEHGAMAHTIVVAASASESAALQYLAPYSGCTMGEYFRDRGEDALIVYDDLSKQAVAYRQISLLLRRPPGREAYPGDVFYLHSRLLERAARVNDKYVERYTKGEVKGKTGSLTALPIIETQAGDVSAFVPTNVISITDGQIFLETDLFNAGIRPAVNAGISVSRVGGAAQTKIIKKLGGGIRLALAQYRELAAFSQFASDLDEATRAQLEHGERVMELMKQNQYSPLAVADMGVSLFAVERGYLKDVELDKILDFEASLHSFMKSEYSELMNTINTTGNFDKGIEATLNEALEKFKATQTW; from the coding sequence ATGCAACTGAATTCCACTGAAATTGCAGAACTAATCAAGCAACGTATTGAGAAGTTCGAAGTAGTAAGTGAAGCTCGTAATGAAGGAACTATTGTTGGTGTAACTGACGGTATTATTCGTATTCATGGCCTTGCAGATGTAATGCAAGGTGAAATGATTGAGCTTCCTGGTAATCGTTACGCTATCGCTTTAAACCTAGAGCGTGACTCTGTAGGTGCGGTAGTTATGGGCCCTTACGCTGACTTACAAGAAGGCGTAAAGGTAAAATCATCTGGCCGTATCCTAGAAGTACCAGTAGGTCGTAATCTACTTGGTCGTGTGGTTAACACTCTTGGTGCACCTATCGATGGCAAAGGCGCTATAGATGCAGATGGTTTTGAACCCATAGAAAAAATTGCACCGGGCGTTATTGAACGTCAATCGGTCGATCAACCTATTCAAACTGGTTATAAATCAGTTGATGCCATGATCCCAGTAGGTCGAGGTCAGCGTGAATTGGTTATCGGTGACCGTCAAACTGGTAAAACCGCTTTAGCAATTGATGCCATCATTAATCAAAAAGATTCTGGTGTTAAATGTATATATGTTGCGATTGGTCAAAAGGCCTCTACTATTGCTAATGTAGTACGTAAGTTAGAAGAACACGGCGCTATGGCTCACACCATTGTTGTTGCGGCTTCTGCATCTGAGTCTGCAGCATTACAATACTTGGCACCTTATTCTGGTTGTACTATGGGTGAGTATTTCCGTGACCGTGGTGAAGATGCTTTGATTGTTTATGATGACTTGTCTAAACAAGCCGTTGCATATCGTCAAATATCACTATTGCTACGTCGACCGCCAGGTCGTGAAGCGTATCCTGGAGATGTTTTCTATCTTCACTCACGTCTTCTCGAACGTGCTGCACGTGTAAATGATAAATACGTTGAACGTTACACTAAAGGTGAAGTAAAAGGTAAGACAGGTTCTTTAACTGCACTACCTATTATCGAAACCCAAGCAGGTGATGTATCCGCTTTTGTTCCTACTAACGTAATTTCGATTACCGATGGTCAAATCTTCCTTGAGACAGATTTGTTTAACGCTGGTATCCGCCCTGCAGTTAATGCTGGTATATCGGTATCGCGTGTTGGTGGTGCTGCTCAAACTAAAATCATTAAGAAGTTAGGTGGTGGTATCCGTCTAGCATTAGCTCAGTATCGTGAATTAGCAGCTTTCTCGCAATTCGCTTCTGACCTTGATGAGGCAACTCGTGCTCAATTGGAGCATGGTGAGCGAGTTATGGAATTAATGAAACAAAACCAATATTCACCGCTTGCAGTTGCGGATATGGGTGTTTCATTGTTTGCTGTTGAGAGAGGTTACTTAAAAGATGTTGAACTAGATAAAATTCTAGATTTTGAAGCGTCTTTACACTCTTTCATGAAAAGTGAATATAGCGAGTTGATGAACACTATCAATACAACAGGTAATTTCGACAAAGGAATTGAAGCTACGTTAAATGAAGCTTTAGAGAAATTTAAAGCAACACAAACGTGGTAA
- the atpB gene encoding F0F1 ATP synthase subunit A, protein MADTGGEQSVSAYIQHHLTNASVGEGFWTLHVDTLAWSIVLGLVFILSFRSAAKKATSGVPGKWQACVEIVVEFVDSTVKSNYHGNSPLIAPLALTIFVWVLLMNLMDLIPIDLIPYIAQNIGIIMGVNPNDVYIKSVPTTDTSMTFALSIGVFILMIYYSIKIKGVGGFMKELYAQPFNTPWLYPFNFILEVVGLVAKPLSLALRLFGNLYAGELIFILIAGTMGLWQLPVHFIWATFHLLIIPLQAFIFMMLTIVYLSMASEKH, encoded by the coding sequence ATGGCAGATACAGGCGGCGAACAAAGCGTCAGTGCTTATATTCAGCATCACTTAACTAATGCTTCTGTGGGTGAAGGGTTCTGGACTCTTCATGTAGACACGTTAGCTTGGTCAATAGTGTTGGGTTTAGTGTTTATTCTAAGTTTTCGCTCAGCAGCAAAGAAAGCAACATCAGGTGTGCCGGGTAAATGGCAGGCCTGCGTTGAAATAGTTGTTGAGTTTGTAGATAGTACGGTCAAAAGTAATTATCATGGTAATAGCCCTTTGATAGCACCTTTGGCATTAACTATTTTTGTTTGGGTATTATTAATGAATTTGATGGATTTAATTCCTATCGATCTAATTCCTTATATCGCTCAAAATATAGGCATTATAATGGGTGTAAATCCTAATGATGTTTATATCAAGTCTGTTCCTACTACAGATACCAGCATGACCTTTGCATTATCTATTGGGGTGTTTATATTAATGATATATTACTCAATAAAGATCAAAGGTGTAGGCGGCTTTATGAAAGAGTTGTACGCCCAACCATTCAATACACCTTGGTTATATCCGTTTAACTTTATTCTTGAAGTTGTTGGACTTGTTGCTAAACCATTATCGTTAGCATTGCGTTTATTCGGAAATTTGTATGCTGGTGAACTTATCTTCATTTTGATAGCAGGCACCATGGGGTTATGGCAACTACCGGTTCATTTTATATGGGCCACGTTCCACTTATTAATTATACCGCTACAAGCCTTCATTTTTATGATGTTAACCATTGTTTACTTGAGTATGGCTAGCGAAAAACACTAA
- the rsmG gene encoding 16S rRNA (guanine(527)-N(7))-methyltransferase RsmG produces the protein MNIQYSLENELLSVLKGSLKNSELVVTEEQQLQLIRYVLMLHKWNKAYNLTSVRDPQQMVIKHIVDSIVVAPLLDKVHYIDVGTGPGLPGIPLAIMCPDKQFILLDSLGKRVRFMKQVAYDLKINNIEPVQSRVEDFMPNVKIDGVLSRAFASLKDMLHWCQHLVDSQGVFLALKGQLSTDELECLPLGFILQETIKLDVPGLEGERHIVKIKKQSVS, from the coding sequence ATGAATATTCAATACAGCCTAGAAAACGAATTACTGAGTGTTTTAAAAGGCAGTCTTAAAAATTCTGAATTAGTCGTTACTGAAGAACAACAATTACAACTTATCCGTTACGTGTTGATGTTGCATAAATGGAATAAAGCTTATAATTTGACATCCGTGCGAGATCCTCAACAAATGGTGATCAAGCATATTGTTGATTCTATAGTCGTAGCCCCATTATTAGATAAAGTTCACTATATTGACGTAGGTACGGGTCCAGGGCTACCGGGTATACCCTTAGCTATAATGTGTCCAGATAAACAATTTATATTGTTAGATAGCTTAGGCAAGCGGGTACGTTTTATGAAACAGGTCGCCTATGATTTAAAAATAAACAATATCGAACCTGTGCAATCAAGAGTTGAAGATTTTATGCCAAACGTAAAAATTGATGGAGTATTGAGCAGAGCTTTTGCTTCGTTAAAAGATATGTTGCACTGGTGCCAACATCTGGTAGATTCTCAGGGTGTTTTTCTTGCATTAAAAGGCCAACTCTCCACTGATGAGCTGGAATGTTTGCCTTTAGGATTTATTTTACAAGAAACAATTAAACTAGACGTACCAGGCCTTGAAGGCGAACGTCATATTGTCAAAATTAAAAAACAATCAGTTAGCTAA
- the msrA gene encoding peptide-methionine (S)-S-oxide reductase MsrA, whose amino-acid sequence MKLKILLMLVTFIGLYTSQATADRAIFAGGCFWCMESDFEKLEGVTDVISGFTGGTLENPTYGGNHKGHYEAVEVTYDPKIVTYQGLLEHFWVNIDPFDGTGQFCDKGFSYLSAIFVADEKERKIAELSRQKVVTQFPDKKVVTPVLATTTFYPIKGNESYHQDYYKNNSVRYKLYRWNCGRDQRLTDIWGDKTTY is encoded by the coding sequence ATGAAATTAAAAATACTGTTAATGCTAGTTACATTTATTGGTTTGTATACATCCCAAGCAACGGCTGATAGAGCAATCTTCGCAGGAGGTTGTTTTTGGTGTATGGAATCAGATTTTGAAAAGCTTGAAGGAGTGACTGACGTTATCTCAGGCTTTACCGGTGGTACTTTAGAAAACCCAACCTATGGTGGTAATCATAAGGGACACTATGAAGCTGTTGAAGTTACTTACGATCCAAAAATAGTCACTTATCAAGGTTTACTTGAGCACTTTTGGGTAAACATAGACCCTTTTGATGGCACGGGGCAATTCTGTGACAAAGGCTTTAGTTACTTAAGTGCCATATTTGTGGCCGATGAGAAAGAGCGTAAAATAGCTGAATTATCCAGACAAAAGGTAGTAACGCAATTTCCAGATAAAAAAGTAGTAACCCCCGTCCTAGCCACAACCACCTTTTATCCTATAAAAGGCAATGAAAGTTATCACCAAGACTATTACAAAAATAATTCTGTCAGATACAAATTATACCGTTGGAATTGTGGTCGTGATCAGCGCTTAACAGATATTTGGGGCGACAAAACAACATATTGA
- a CDS encoding F0F1 ATP synthase subunit epsilon, whose protein sequence is MAVTVHLDVVSAETSIFSGLVEAIQITGSEGELGIHPGHAPLLTTLLPGMVRLVKQFGEEEIIYINGGVLEIQPGTVTVLADTAIRAEDLDEQAALDAKKRAEEHIANPTADFEYAEAAMELAEAIAQLRLIRKLRK, encoded by the coding sequence ATGGCAGTGACCGTACATCTAGACGTAGTAAGCGCTGAAACCAGTATTTTTTCTGGTCTAGTCGAAGCTATTCAGATAACAGGTAGTGAAGGTGAGCTAGGTATCCATCCTGGGCATGCACCTTTATTGACTACTTTGTTACCTGGTATGGTACGTCTAGTTAAGCAATTCGGTGAAGAAGAAATCATCTACATTAACGGTGGTGTTTTAGAGATACAACCCGGTACAGTAACTGTATTGGCCGATACCGCTATTCGTGCAGAAGATTTAGACGAACAAGCTGCCTTAGACGCGAAAAAACGCGCCGAAGAGCATATCGCTAATCCAACTGCCGATTTTGAATATGCTGAGGCAGCCATGGAGCTAGCTGAAGCAATTGCCCAGTTAAGGTTAATCCGTAAACTGCGTAAGTAA
- the atpD gene encoding F0F1 ATP synthase subunit beta — protein MSHGKVVQIIGAVVDIEFPQDSVPKIYDALRITEGDLQGLTLEVQQQLGGGVVRTIAMGSTDGLRRGLAVENSGEAIQVPVGIATLGRIMDVLGNPIDEAGPIGEEERMSIHRAAPTYEEQSISIELLETGIKVIDLVCPFAKGGKVGLFGGAGVGKTVNMMELIRNIAIEHSGYSVFAGVGERTREGNDFYHEMNESNVLDKVSLVYGQMNEPPGNRLRVALTGLTMAEKFRDEGRDVLFFVDNIYRYTLAGTEVSALLGRMPSAVGYQPTLAEEMGVLQERIASTKTGSITSIQAVYVPADDLTDPSPATTFAHLDATVVLSRDIASLGIYPAVDPLDSSSRQLDPLVIGQEHYDTARGVQSVLQRYKELKDIIAILGMDELSEEDKLSVSRARKIQRFLSQPFFVAEVFTGSVGKYVSLKDTIIGFSGILNGEYDHLPEQAFYMVGSIEEACEKAKNM, from the coding sequence ATGAGTCATGGTAAGGTCGTCCAAATAATTGGCGCCGTAGTGGATATTGAGTTTCCACAAGATTCGGTTCCAAAAATATATGACGCATTGCGAATTACCGAAGGTGATTTGCAAGGTTTGACCCTGGAAGTACAACAGCAATTAGGTGGTGGCGTAGTCCGTACCATCGCAATGGGCTCTACTGACGGTTTACGTCGTGGCCTAGCTGTTGAAAACAGTGGTGAAGCTATTCAAGTCCCCGTTGGTATAGCCACATTGGGTCGTATCATGGATGTTTTGGGTAACCCAATCGACGAAGCAGGCCCAATCGGTGAAGAAGAGCGTATGTCTATTCACCGTGCCGCGCCTACTTACGAAGAACAATCTATTTCAATTGAACTACTTGAAACAGGCATCAAAGTTATTGACTTAGTTTGTCCGTTTGCAAAAGGTGGTAAAGTTGGATTGTTCGGTGGAGCCGGTGTGGGTAAAACCGTCAACATGATGGAACTTATTCGTAACATCGCTATCGAGCACAGCGGCTACTCAGTATTTGCTGGCGTAGGTGAGCGTACTCGTGAAGGTAACGATTTCTATCACGAAATGAACGAATCTAACGTATTAGACAAAGTTTCCTTAGTCTACGGCCAGATGAATGAGCCTCCAGGAAACCGTTTACGTGTTGCCTTGACAGGTTTAACCATGGCGGAAAAATTCCGTGATGAAGGTCGTGACGTATTGTTTTTCGTTGATAACATCTACCGTTATACGCTAGCTGGAACAGAAGTATCTGCTCTACTAGGTCGTATGCCATCAGCAGTAGGTTATCAGCCTACCCTAGCTGAAGAAATGGGTGTTCTACAAGAACGTATTGCTTCAACTAAGACAGGTTCAATCACTTCTATCCAAGCGGTATACGTACCTGCGGATGACTTGACCGATCCCTCACCTGCAACCACTTTTGCTCACTTAGATGCAACTGTTGTATTGTCGCGTGATATCGCGTCATTGGGTATTTACCCTGCGGTTGACCCTCTTGATTCTAGTTCACGTCAACTTGACCCTCTTGTTATTGGTCAGGAACATTACGACACAGCTCGTGGTGTGCAATCAGTGTTGCAACGTTATAAAGAATTAAAAGACATCATCGCTATTTTAGGTATGGATGAACTCTCTGAAGAAGATAAGCTTTCTGTATCCCGAGCTCGTAAAATTCAGCGTTTCTTGTCACAACCTTTCTTTGTAGCAGAAGTATTTACTGGTTCAGTGGGTAAATATGTTTCTTTGAAAGACACCATCATTGGTTTTAGTGGCATCTTGAATGGTGAGTATGATCACCTTCCAGAACAAGCTTTCTACATGGTTGGCTCTATCGAAGAAGCATGCGAAAAAGCTAAAAACATGTAA
- the atpF gene encoding F0F1 ATP synthase subunit B yields MLPNATLIGNLIAFTVFVMFCMKYVWPPIIGAIEDRQKKIADGLAASEEGEKALEVAQVEVDAQLKDAKSQAADIIEQAKKRGSIIVDEETQRGQFEREKIIAQGHSEIEAERNRTKEELRKQVAALAVAGAEKILGREIDAAAQSDIVAKLVAEL; encoded by the coding sequence GTGTTACCAAATGCCACACTAATTGGTAATCTAATAGCATTTACTGTGTTTGTGATGTTCTGCATGAAATATGTATGGCCTCCGATCATTGGTGCTATTGAAGATCGCCAAAAGAAAATAGCTGACGGCTTAGCTGCATCTGAGGAGGGCGAAAAAGCTCTTGAAGTTGCTCAAGTCGAAGTCGATGCTCAGCTTAAAGATGCCAAATCGCAAGCTGCAGATATAATTGAACAGGCTAAAAAGCGTGGTTCGATTATTGTTGACGAAGAAACGCAACGTGGACAATTCGAGCGCGAAAAAATTATCGCGCAAGGACATTCAGAGATTGAAGCAGAAAGAAACCGCACGAAAGAAGAGCTACGTAAACAAGTTGCTGCTTTGGCTGTTGCCGGTGCTGAAAAGATCTTAGGGCGTGAAATAGATGCTGCGGCACAAAGTGACATAGTTGCAAAACTTGTCGCTGAACTATAA
- the atpG gene encoding F0F1 ATP synthase subunit gamma, which produces MASGKEIKGKIGSIKNTQKITSAMEMVAASKMKKAQSRMAQGRPYAENIRNVIGHLANANLEYRHPYLEDREVKRVGYIVISTDRGLCGGLNSNEFKMVVKDAKKWQEQDVQVDFAALGAKSVAFFNRFGGSVLAAESGIGDAPTINEIIGLVRIMLDAFNDGKIDRLYLVFNKFVNTMAQEPQIDQLLPLPKSEEKELQHRWDYIYEPDPKPILDMLLVRFIESQVYQGVVENGASEQAARMVAMKAATDNAGDIIDDLQLIYNKARQAAITQEISEIVAGAAAV; this is translated from the coding sequence ATGGCTAGCGGTAAAGAGATAAAAGGTAAGATCGGCAGTATTAAGAATACGCAGAAGATCACCAGCGCTATGGAAATGGTTGCCGCGTCCAAAATGAAAAAGGCGCAAAGCCGTATGGCCCAAGGTCGTCCATATGCTGAGAATATTCGAAACGTCATCGGTCACCTAGCAAATGCTAACCTTGAATATCGTCATCCTTATTTGGAAGACCGCGAAGTAAAACGCGTTGGTTATATCGTAATTTCTACAGACCGTGGATTATGTGGGGGCTTAAACTCCAACGAATTCAAAATGGTGGTGAAAGATGCGAAAAAATGGCAAGAGCAAGATGTTCAAGTCGATTTCGCTGCATTAGGTGCTAAGTCTGTTGCATTCTTTAACCGTTTTGGTGGCAGTGTTTTAGCCGCAGAGTCGGGTATAGGTGATGCGCCAACTATCAATGAAATTATTGGTTTGGTACGCATCATGTTGGATGCATTTAATGACGGCAAAATAGACCGTTTATATTTGGTATTTAATAAGTTTGTAAATACTATGGCGCAAGAGCCGCAGATAGATCAATTGTTGCCTTTGCCTAAATCTGAAGAAAAAGAATTACAACACCGTTGGGACTACATATATGAACCCGATCCAAAACCTATCTTAGATATGTTACTGGTTCGATTTATAGAGTCCCAAGTATATCAAGGCGTAGTTGAAAATGGTGCGTCTGAGCAAGCTGCTCGTATGGTAGCCATGAAGGCGGCGACTGATAACGCGGGTGACATAATTGATGACTTACAATTGATATATAACAAAGCACGTCAAGCAGCAATTACACAAGAAATTAGTGAAATTGTAGCTGGCGCTGCAGCGGTTTAG